The DNA sequence TGGGCGAGCACCCCAAGGCCGCCGACACCGTCGGGATCAAGGTCAACCGCACCCGCGTGGTCAACACGATCCTCGGCGGCGCCATCGCCGGTCTCGGCGGCGCCTTCTTCACGGTCGGCTCCGGCCTGGCCTTCGGCAAGGAGATGTCCGCCGGCCAGGGCTTCATCGCCCTCGCCGCGATGATCCTGGGCCGCTGGAACCCCGTCGGTGCGGTGGCCGCGGCGCTGCTCTTCGGCTTCTCCAAGAACCTGGGGAACGTGCTGTCCACGATCGGCTCGAACGTGCCGTCGGAGTTCCTCCTCATGCTGCCCTACGCCGTGACGATCTTCGCCGTCGCCGGCCTCGTGGGACGCGTGCGCGCACCGGCCGCCGAGAACATCCCCTACATCAAGTGAGCGGGGCAGGCATGGGCGTGGACGAGGGGACCTGGGAGTCGCTGCGTGAGCTGGCGCGCGAGGCCATGGACCGTGCCTACGCGCCCTACTCCGGCTTCCCGGTCGGCGCCGCGGCGCTCGTCGACGACGGCCGGACCGTCTCGGGCTGCAACGTGGAGAACGCGGGGTACGGGGTCACCCTGTGCGCCGAGTGCGGGCTCGTCTCCGACCTCGTCCGCACGGGCGGGGGCCGGCTCGTGGCCTTCACGTGCGTCGGCGCGCAGGGCCGCCCCCTCGCGCCGTGCGGGCGGTGCCGCCAGCTCCTCTGGGAGCACGGCGGCCCCGACCTCCTCGTCGAGCTGCCGGGCGGGATCCGGCCGATGTCCGAGGTGCTGCCCGAGGCCTTCGGCCCCGATGACCTGCGCGCACCATGAGCGAAGGCACCGCCCCGCGGTGCCCACCCCGACCGCCAGCGCCCGACCGAGGAGAGACGCATGACCGAAGCCTTCGACGCCGTCGACGTCATCCGCGCCAAGCGTGACGGCGCCCGCCTCAGCCCCGCCCAGATCGACTGGGTCGTCGACGCCTACACCCGCGGGGTCGTGGCCGACGAGCAGATGAGCGCCCTCGCCATGGCCATCTTCCTCAACGGCATGGAACGCGCCGAGATCTCCCGCTGGACCGAGGCGATGATCCGCTCGGGCGAGCGGATGGACTTCTCCGGCCTCGACCGCCCCACCGCGGACAAGCACTCCACCGGTGGCGTCGGGGACAAGATCACCCTGCCGCTGGCACCGCTCGTGGCCGTCTTCGGCGTCGCGGTGCCCCAGCTGTCCGGGCGCGGGCTGGGCCACACCGGCGGCACCCTGGACAAGCTCGAGGCGATCCCCGGCTGGCGCGCGGGTCTGAGCAACGAGGAGATCCTCGCTCAGCTCGGCGACGTCGGCGCGGTCATCTGCGCCGCCGGCTCCGGCCTGGCGCCCGCCGACAAGAAGCTCTACGCCCTGCGCGACACCAGCGCCACCGTCGAGTCGATCCCGCTGATCGCCTCGTCGATCATGAGCAAGAAGATCGCCGAGGGGACGGGCTCGCTGGTCCTGGACGTCAAGGTCGGCACCGGGGCGTTCATGAAGGACCGTCACCGCGCCGGTGAGCTCGCCCAGACCATGGTCGAGCTCGGCACCGACGCGGGGGTCCGCACCGTCGCTCTGCTCACCGACATGTCGACCCCCCTCGGGCTCACGGTCGGCAACGCCCTCGAGGTCCGCGAGTCGGTGGAGGTGCTCGCCGGCGGCGGCCCGGCCGACGTCGTCGAGCTCACCGTCGCCCTCGCCCGGGAGATGCTCGACGCCGCCGGGCGCCGCGACGCCGACCCCGCCGCGGCCCTGGCCGACGGCCGGGCGATGGACGTGTGGCGCCGCATGATCGCCGCCCAGGACGGCGACCCGGACGCCGCCCTGCCGGTCGCCCGGCACACCGAGCAGGTCCTCGCCGACCGCGACGGCGTGGTCACCGTGCTCGACGCGTACGCCGTCGGCGTCGCCTCGTGGCGGCTCGGCGCCGGACGCGCCCGCAAGGAGGACCCGGTCCAGGCCGGCGCGGGCATCGAGCTGCACGCCAAGCCCGGTGACCGGGTCCGCGCCGGGCAGCCGCTCATGACGCTGCACACCGACACCCCCGAGCGCTTCGCCCGCGCGCAGGAGGCGCTCGAGGGTGGGGTCACCGTCTCCGCCCAGGAGACCCCGCGCCCGCACGGCATCGTCCTGGGGCGGGTGGCCGGCTGATGCCGGCCGGCTGGCGACGGCTCTCCCTCGGCACCGTCCTGGCGCGGCTGACGGCGTTCGGCGACGCGGACACGGGCGTGGGCGCGCCCGGCGTCGCCACGGCCGTCGGCGCCGCCACGGCGATCAGCGCCGCCACGCGGCTCGGCGCCGCCGGCCCGACGGCCCGGTCCGGTGGCGGGTCCGGCCCGACCGGCTCGCCGGTCGGCTCGGCGGCCCGTGACGGCGTGCCCGTCACCCTCGGCGGTGCGCCCGTCCGGCAGGTCGACCCGACGACCTGCGGCTCGGCCGTCCTGCTCATGCTCGCCGCCACCGGGGACCCCGCCCTGGCGACGTGGCTCGAGGACGGCCGGCTGCCGGACGGGCTCGCCCCGCACCGGGTGCCGCCGGAGATCCCGCCCGCCCTGCTCACCGGACCGCTGGGCCCCGGCGCCGCGGCGCGCCGGGTCGGCGCCGCCCAGGTGCGGATCAAGGAGCGGACCTCGGCCCGGGCGCTCGGCAAGCTGTCCTGGCCCGCCTCCTACGGCACACCGCCGTGGACCGCCGCGCGCGAGGCCCGCTTCCCCGGCGTGCGGTACCGCGGCCGCCCCCTGGACGACACCTCGGCGCGGGCGGCCGTGCTGCTCGCCCGTGCGCACGCCGCGACCGTGGCCGGGATCCCCGTCCCGCTGTACACCGGGGGAGACCTGGGCGGCGGGCCGGCGACCGCGGTGCCGCGCCACGTCGTCCTGGCCGTCCCGCCCCCGCCCGGGCCCGGCCGCGGGCACGACGAGCACGGCCGCCCCGTCCTGCACCTCTACGAGCCCTCCAGCGCGCGCGTCTACCGGGTCCTCGTCGCCGAGCTCCTCGGCCGCACCGAGCCCTCGCGTGCCCTCGGCGGCTGGACGCACGTCTCGTGGGTGGTGCTCCCGACCACGGACGGCGCCGCGGCGGCGGGTGGGTCCGCCGACCTTGCGCCCGCCGACACCGCGGGCCAGGGTGGACGTGCAGGATCCCACCGAGCCGAGGAGGAGTCATGAGCACCGAGCGCGCCGACGACGTCGAGCACGACCCGGACATCGACGGCCAGGAGCACGTCGTCGACACCGACCCGGCCCGCGCCCCGGAGGAGTACGCCCCGGAGGTCGAGGTCGACGAGCCGACCCGGGAGGCGGAGCCCGCCGACGTGGCGGAGCAGCTCATCGAGGTGCCCGTCCATGAGGACGAGGAGAGCGACGCCGCGGAGACCGCCGAGTACTGACCGGACTAGGCTGGTCCGCCGGGCCGCCAGTCGAGGGCGGCCCGGCCAGCACCGGGCACGCGCCCGCACCGAAGGAGAGACGATGAGCCCCACCCGCACCGAGGTCGCCCGCATGGTCGACCACACCCTGCTCAAGCCCGAGGCCACGGAGCAGGACGTCGCCGCGCTCGTGGCGCAGGCCCGCGAGCTCGGGGTCTAC is a window from the Georgenia muralis genome containing:
- a CDS encoding cytidine deaminase, encoding MGVDEGTWESLRELAREAMDRAYAPYSGFPVGAAALVDDGRTVSGCNVENAGYGVTLCAECGLVSDLVRTGGGRLVAFTCVGAQGRPLAPCGRCRQLLWEHGGPDLLVELPGGIRPMSEVLPEAFGPDDLRAP
- a CDS encoding thymidine phosphorylase; amino-acid sequence: MTEAFDAVDVIRAKRDGARLSPAQIDWVVDAYTRGVVADEQMSALAMAIFLNGMERAEISRWTEAMIRSGERMDFSGLDRPTADKHSTGGVGDKITLPLAPLVAVFGVAVPQLSGRGLGHTGGTLDKLEAIPGWRAGLSNEEILAQLGDVGAVICAAGSGLAPADKKLYALRDTSATVESIPLIASSIMSKKIAEGTGSLVLDVKVGTGAFMKDRHRAGELAQTMVELGTDAGVRTVALLTDMSTPLGLTVGNALEVRESVEVLAGGGPADVVELTVALAREMLDAAGRRDADPAAALADGRAMDVWRRMIAAQDGDPDAALPVARHTEQVLADRDGVVTVLDAYAVGVASWRLGAGRARKEDPVQAGAGIELHAKPGDRVRAGQPLMTLHTDTPERFARAQEALEGGVTVSAQETPRPHGIVLGRVAG